Proteins encoded in a region of the Anoxybacillus amylolyticus genome:
- the fliG gene encoding flagellar motor switch protein FliG has product MAKKEKKGELTGKQKAAILLISLGPDVSASVYKHLSEEEIEKLTLEISNVRQVASQEKEEVIEEFHQIALAQDYIAQGGIAYAKEVLEKALGSEKAINIINRLTSALMVRPFDFARKADPAQLLNFIQNEHPQTIALVLSYLEPAQAGQILSSLPQEMQADIARRIALMDSTSPEVINEVEQILERKLSTTVVQDYTQTGGIEAVVEVLNGVDRTTERTILDALEIQDPELAEEIKKRMFVFEDIVTLDNRAIQRVIREVDNNDLMLALKVSSDEVKEVVFRNMSTRMAETFKEEMEFMGPVRLRDVEEAQSRIVAVIRRLEEAGEIVVARGGGDDIIV; this is encoded by the coding sequence ATGGCGAAGAAAGAAAAAAAAGGGGAACTCACAGGAAAGCAAAAAGCGGCCATACTCCTCATTTCACTTGGACCAGATGTATCTGCGTCGGTGTATAAACATTTATCGGAAGAAGAAATCGAAAAGTTGACGCTTGAAATTTCAAACGTTCGCCAAGTGGCGTCGCAAGAAAAAGAAGAAGTCATCGAGGAGTTCCATCAAATTGCTTTGGCGCAAGATTATATCGCTCAAGGCGGAATTGCCTATGCGAAAGAAGTATTAGAAAAAGCGCTCGGTTCTGAAAAAGCGATAAACATTATTAATCGCCTTACATCAGCATTAATGGTGCGTCCGTTTGATTTTGCGCGCAAGGCGGATCCAGCGCAGCTATTAAATTTTATTCAAAACGAACACCCCCAGACGATTGCGCTTGTTCTTTCGTATTTAGAGCCAGCGCAAGCAGGGCAAATTTTATCGTCGCTTCCGCAAGAGATGCAAGCCGATATTGCTCGTCGGATTGCACTGATGGACAGCACATCACCAGAAGTGATTAATGAAGTGGAGCAAATTTTAGAACGAAAGCTTTCGACTACCGTTGTACAAGATTATACACAAACAGGTGGTATTGAAGCGGTCGTCGAGGTGCTAAATGGAGTAGACCGAACAACAGAACGTACGATTTTAGACGCACTTGAAATACAAGACCCAGAATTAGCCGAAGAAATTAAGAAGCGGATGTTTGTCTTTGAAGATATCGTGACGCTTGATAATCGTGCGATTCAACGTGTTATTCGCGAAGTCGATAATAATGATTTAATGTTGGCATTAAAAGTATCGAGCGATGAAGTGAAAGAAGTCGTCTTTCGCAACATGTCAACGCGTATGGCAGAAACGTTTAAAGAGGAAATGGAGTTTATGGGACCTGTTCGTCTCCGTGATGTAGAAGAAGCACAATCGCGCATTGTAGCAGTGATTCGTCGCCTCGAAGAAGCGGGCGAAATCGTTGTTGCACGCGGTGGAGGAGATGATATTATTGTCTAA
- the fliF gene encoding flagellar basal-body MS-ring/collar protein FliF → MNQRMKEWLTRIATFWRERTKTQKTMAIGAALLFFTIVGTASYFATKTNFVPLYSNLTPQEAGQIKATLDQRGVQSEVADNGTTIKVPEKLADTLKVELAAQGIPDSGSIDYSFFGKNASFGMTDNEFNVVKLKAMQTELANLIKNIDGVEDAKVMINLPQPSVFVSDDQGEASASVVLKTKPGYKFSDEQIKALYHLVSKSVPNLPTDNIVIMNQYFEYFDLKNDEKFSTATAFATQNEIKKQIERDIQRQIQQMLGTMMGQDKVVVSVTADVDFTQENREENLVAPVDEQNKQGIAVSVQRIKETYSGQGAQPGGTAGTGTSEVPGYQSSTSNSNGDYEKTEETINNEVNRIKKKIVESPYKVRDLGIQVMVEPPNPKNPSSLSQQTVDDIKKILGTVVRTSIDKQDGQTLTDQDIQNRIVVSVQKFNGKTDFTQPQTTIPTWAYIAGGALLLVLIGLAVFFLMRRRKKEDEAMDEFIGESLMPELPDIHEEKETEATLRRKQLEKLAKEKPDEFAQLLRTWLAED, encoded by the coding sequence ATGAATCAACGAATGAAAGAGTGGCTGACACGAATAGCTACTTTTTGGCGGGAAAGAACAAAAACGCAAAAAACAATGGCGATAGGTGCGGCTCTTCTTTTCTTTACGATTGTTGGAACAGCCTCGTATTTTGCGACGAAAACGAATTTTGTTCCGTTGTATAGCAATCTTACGCCACAAGAAGCTGGGCAAATTAAAGCCACGCTCGATCAACGTGGCGTTCAGTCGGAAGTAGCGGATAACGGGACAACGATAAAAGTGCCCGAAAAACTAGCAGATACATTAAAAGTAGAATTAGCAGCGCAAGGGATTCCGGATAGCGGAAGTATCGATTACTCATTTTTTGGAAAAAACGCTAGTTTTGGTATGACGGATAATGAGTTTAACGTCGTCAAATTGAAAGCGATGCAAACCGAACTCGCTAATTTAATTAAAAATATAGACGGCGTGGAAGATGCCAAGGTGATGATCAATCTTCCACAGCCGAGCGTATTTGTATCGGATGACCAGGGCGAGGCGTCTGCTTCTGTCGTCTTAAAAACAAAACCAGGCTATAAGTTTAGTGACGAACAGATAAAGGCGTTATACCATCTCGTATCGAAGAGCGTCCCTAATCTTCCTACTGATAATATCGTCATTATGAACCAATATTTTGAGTACTTTGACCTAAAAAATGATGAAAAATTTTCGACAGCGACTGCGTTTGCCACACAAAACGAAATTAAAAAACAGATTGAACGTGACATTCAGCGGCAAATTCAACAAATGCTTGGTACGATGATGGGGCAAGATAAAGTTGTCGTATCGGTGACAGCAGATGTCGATTTTACACAAGAAAACCGAGAAGAAAATCTAGTTGCTCCAGTGGATGAGCAGAACAAACAAGGGATAGCTGTAAGTGTGCAACGCATTAAAGAAACATATTCTGGACAAGGTGCACAGCCGGGCGGGACAGCTGGAACAGGCACAAGCGAGGTTCCGGGTTATCAATCCTCCACAAGCAATTCGAATGGAGACTATGAAAAAACAGAAGAAACCATTAACAACGAAGTAAACCGAATCAAAAAGAAAATTGTCGAAAGTCCATATAAAGTAAGGGATTTAGGCATTCAAGTGATGGTCGAGCCACCAAACCCGAAAAACCCGAGTTCATTATCCCAGCAAACCGTTGATGATATTAAGAAAATTTTAGGTACGGTTGTTCGCACATCGATTGATAAACAAGACGGGCAAACGTTGACCGATCAAGACATTCAAAATCGGATTGTCGTTTCCGTACAAAAATTTAATGGGAAAACAGATTTTACACAACCACAAACGACCATTCCAACGTGGGCATACATCGCTGGTGGAGCACTTTTACTTGTGTTAATCGGTCTAGCCGTCTTTTTCCTTATGCGTCGGCGGAAAAAGGAAGACGAAGCGATGGACGAATTCATTGGCGAATCTCTTATGCCGGAACTCCCAGATATTCATGAGGAGAAAGAAACAGAAGCTACATTACGGCGTAAGCAGCTAGAAAAGCTGGCGAAAGAAAAACCAGATGAGTTTGCGCAGTTGTTAAGAACATGGTTAGCGGAAGACTAA